The following is a genomic window from Candidatus Hydrogenedentota bacterium.
CCGAACTGGTGGATCTGTTGCGGCGCCGTAACTGGCTCGGAACTTTCGATAACGGCATGGCGAAATCCGTGTTCCAGTCGTTCAGCATCGCCAGCCTGCGCCGAATCAAGGAACTCGCGCCCGATTCGCCGCGGGTGTATCTCATCGGCATGGGCATGCCGAAGGAAATCGGATGGGACCAACTCATCGCCGACGCCAAAGAGGTTGGCTGCGGCATCGGCCCCGTCGGCCTCATCGCGTGGCCGTGGAATAATGCCAAAGCCCACAACGCCGCGATCCATATCCACGCCTACACCGCCAACCACCCGTGGCAATTCCGCGTCTTCTCGTGGTTCGGCGTGGACGGTTTCTTCACCGACCGGTGCGATTTGCTCATGCAATATTACGGGAAGAAACCCGGCGGCGCGCCGGAGACATTGCTTGGCAAGCAGGGATATTGACGGCTGAGCGATTGATCTACCGTCAATTACGGACAGACCATGTAAAACGGCTTCCGGCGCCCGCCTGGACATACTGTTCCGGAAACTGTTCCATAAGGACGGGAAGAGCGTTATCACCGGTGCAATGGCATGGCGCCATACATTCTACGTGAAACTGTCTCAGGGCCCTTATGGTGGCTTCGAGCCGTTCCCCGGATGCGTTGACCAGATGCATGCCGCCAATGATCGCATGAATCGGCGAACCGTGCGTGAGCGATGAAACATACTCAATCGTATTGACCACTCCCGAATGCGCACAACCCAATAGAAGCACAATTCCTTCGGCAGTCTCCAGCCACATGGCCTGATCATCCGTGATGGCATCCTTGACTTGACAGGCCTCGTCCACAAAAAACGGTCCGCCGGTATCCTCAAAGGCTGTGCGGCGCGGAACGGGTCCTGTAATCCAGGCATGATCCGAGATTTGCATGGGACTGGTTGTGAAAATGATTTCCGCGGTTCTTGCGAAGAGGATTTCCGCAATCTCGGGACGCATGCCGATTGGTTTGTGTGGAGGCGTTTGCAGACAGCCGTATCTCATCCCAAAGGCATCCGGGTGCATAAAGATGCGCGGGGCGGCCGCCACCCCAAATACATACGGCAAACCGCCCGTGTGGTCGAAATGGCCGTGGCTAAGTGCAATGAAATCGGTTTGACGAAGGTCAACGCCAAGCACAGCGACATTTGCGGGAAGCGCCACACCCATCCCGGTATCGAAAAGGATATGTTTCCCGTCTACACTGACCCACATCGAAAGGCCATGCTCCGTGGTTATCCCAGGAGCGACAGCCTTGTTATCCGCCAGTATCAAAACTTCCATTTGTTCCGTCATGTCATCTCCAACCCATTGTGGGGCCTTTGTCCTGGAAGGATTCCCTGCCCGATGGCGATTTCGCGCAAAATGTCAGTGATGACAAGCACAAAACCCGGTGCCGGTCTGAAGCGTTCCGGAAAGATACGCCTCGACTGCTTTCCGGGCCGGCAATTCCGTTTGCACGATCAGCGGTTCAATGTTGAAAGCCTTGAGCGCTTCGGCTGCACGCCATCCCATGCCACGGCAAAGGATTGCCTCGCAGTCTTGAAGGGCTTCTCCCATTGTTGCATGATGGCGCCCGTGTGAGTGGCCATGCGGACCCGATCCGTGGCATTCGCCAGGGGGGTCTCCGCCTTGGCCATTTACCCGGACTTCTTCTCTCGCTATCCGCCCTTCTTCAATCTCGAAAATGAGAAATGAAGCGCTTCTGCCGAAATGGGCTGCGATAAAAATCCCGTCATCGGACGGTACGGCAATTTTCTTCATAATCAATCGTTCCTTTCATTCTTGCGTTATTTTTCCTGTTTGAATTGGCCGCGTCGGCGGCAACATTGTCTACGAACCTGTCGTTGTCCTCTCCGTCTTCCGCCCGGTACTTGCATCCCGGCGGTTTCGCGGCAGAAGTTCGTACTCTTACAGTTTGGGCATCCATCCGGTCGGCCGCATCCAAAAGGGGTTTCCCACCTATGTTCACAGTCCAGACACTGGAATTGTCTTGTCGCCCGCATCTCGATCTTTCCGCCTTCAATTTTCAAGGCCTTCCCATAGACGAGGGCTTGGGCCGTCTTTCCTCGTGCGCTATCGAGAATCCGGCCAAAAGTCTGGCGCGACACATCCATGGATGCGGCTGCCGCTTCCTGATAGAGTCCCTCCCAGTCCGCCAACCGCAACGCCTCGAATTCATCCAATGTCAATACAATTTCTTCAAGCAAACGGACAGGGATGCCTGCCGGCTTAAAGACAACACATGGCGGTTCCCGGCTGATTCGACGACAACATTGTGGACGCGGCATAGAACGGTATCTTTTCTCACATCGAATATATTATGAGCATATGCCCATAATTTGTCAAGGTGTCGAATGTGCATTTGCCTTTTTTCCGCCCACCAAGTAAAAGGGTCCGTAACCGTTCCCCGTGGCCGGCTGCGCATTTCTCGCACACGAAGGATCATTATCGCAATCGTGAACGATTTTGTGGTTATAATCGAAGCGGCAATCGTGTGGTTGGCAAGAAGGCAAGGAGGATTCACGATGCAACGCGCAACAATGAAAAAGGGCACGGGGCTGGCGCGCCGCCGGAAGAAACGCGAGGAAGCGGCGCCGATACAAAAGATCGTGTGGGAACCGGGCACAATGCTCAATCCGGTGCCGGTCGTGCTCGTGTCCGTGCAGGACGGGGACGGCCCGCCGAACCTTTGCGCCGTGGCATGGACCGGAACGGTGTGCAGCGAACCGCCGATGCTGGCGCTGGCGTTGCGCCCGAGCCGGCTGACCTACGACATCCTCGTGCGGACACGCGAGTGCGTCGTCAATATCCCGTCGCCGAAACTCATCC
Proteins encoded in this region:
- a CDS encoding MBL fold metallo-hydrolase translates to MDEACQVKDAITDDQAMWLETAEGIVLLLGCAHSGVVNTIEYVSSLTHGSPIHAIIGGMHLVNASGERLEATIRALRQFHVECMAPCHCTGDNALPVLMEQFPEQYVQAGAGSRFTWSVRN
- a CDS encoding DUF134 domain-containing protein; the protein is MPRPQCCRRISREPPCVVFKPAGIPVRLLEEIVLTLDEFEALRLADWEGLYQEAAAASMDVSRQTFGRILDSARGKTAQALVYGKALKIEGGKIEMRATRQFQCLDCEHRWETPFGCGRPDGCPNCKSTNFCRETAGMQVPGGRRRGQRQVRRQCCRRRGQFKQEK